The Arachis duranensis cultivar V14167 chromosome 2, aradu.V14167.gnm2.J7QH, whole genome shotgun sequence genome has a window encoding:
- the LOC107473670 gene encoding protein LIGHT-DEPENDENT SHORT HYPOCOTYLS 4-like has product MDSSIQEFMESCNSDNNTNNINRNIISNNNNNSSSIVVGGGGSSPSGGGSSSTTTTTTSTSSSRYENQKRRDWNTFGQYLKNHRPPLSLSRCSGAHVLEFLRYLDQFGKTKVHTPICPFYGHPNPPAPCPCPLRQAWGSLDALIGRLRAAFEENGGKPEANPFGARAVRLYLREVRDLQSKARGISYEKKKRKRPPQQHNHHQQHQHQHQQQQQTLSMAMPLMPLLNHHHHHHHHHHHQLPPPGATQ; this is encoded by the exons atggattcatcaattcaGGAGTTCATGGAGTCATGTAACTCTGACAATAACACCAACAACATAAACAGAAACATtatcagcaacaacaacaacaatagcaGCAGCATagttgttggtggtggtggttcttcCCCTTCCGGCGGTGGCTCTTCCAGCACAACCACCACCACGACGAGCACAAGCAGCAGCAGGTATGAGAATCAGAAGAGGCGTGACTGGAACACGTTTGGCCAGTATCTGAAGAATCACCGACCCCCTTTGTCCCTTTCTAGGTGCAGCGGTGCACATGTTCTTGAATTTCTAag GTACTTGGACCAATTTGGAAAGACAAAGGTTCACACACCAATCTGTCCATTTTACGGGCACCCAAACCCGCCGGCGCCATGTCCATGCCCACTCAGGCAAGCTTGGGGAAGTCTTGATGCTCTCATCGGCCGTCTTAGGGCAGCTTTTGAGGAGAACGGAGGGAAGCCCGAAGCCAACCCGTTCGGTGCAAGGGCCGTTAGACTTTACCTTCGCGAAGTTCGAGATCTTCAGTCCAAAGCCAGAGGAATCAGTtatgagaagaagaagcgcaagcGTCCACCTCAGCAACATAACCACCAccaacaacaccaacaccaacaccagcAGCAACAACAGACTCTGTCAATGGCTATGCCGTTGATGCCGCTTttaaatcatcatcatcatcatcaccaccatcatcatcatcagcttCCGCCTCCAGGTGCAACCCAATAA
- the LOC107473694 gene encoding uncharacterized protein LOC107473694 gives MASEEESVLALVHCSGKIKKSKSHGVKFTDKEPLSVFISSSSTLLDLKNSILQKLGVFGTKWVKKLFYKIPIAVVSTGVQYDTFVLAADEDIRVLFHCVRSFPEIRIHELFAKLEVGVDSFGASAPFHSSTAAGGASSSMPAVRPYLPPVGSPTFAPDLERTVVVGSVQLENEGIFEQPDVVGTGGCQLPYMEGFGEPDRVENAMCDDDSDQEPVDIIRDSDDDTGANLHAQHGPSSSASQQYPPHFSTLNLEVLGQQEDGGNTVGGSSTEFQIGQSFQNKDEALLSVKDYSIRRGVEYRVIESDHLKYHEKCKQFGKGCTWLIRVVLRAQKGTWEVRRYNGPHTYLATSISSDHRQLDYHVICARILPLVRADAAVTVKVLQQATEVDYGFRPSYRKVSMAKQKAVAQIYGDWEESYAELPRWMLEVQSTMAGTITVLKTSPVRLRGEVDESTVYFHRLFWTFPPCIEAFRHCKPLVSIDGTHLYGKYRGTLLLAIAQDGNSNILPIALALVEGENAESWHNGIKAALEAPETGWLPPRAFRAYCIRHVAANFALTFKGKDSRRMLVNAAYAKTEVEFYYWFDIMRTENPAMCEWANRMEYDKWT, from the exons ATGGCAAGTGAGGAGGAGAGTGTTCTTGCCTTAGTGCATTGCTCtgggaaaattaaaaaaagcaaaagccaTGGTGTGAAGTTCACAGACAAAGAACCATTGAGTGTGTTCATCAGTTCGTCAAGCACTTTGTTAGATCTAAAGAACAGCATCTTGCAGAAGCTTGGCGTCTTTGGTACGAAGTGGGTGAAGAAGCTATTCTACAAGATTCCCATCGCAGTTGTCTCGACGGGTGTTCAGTATGATACCTTTGTGCTAGCGGCTGATGAAGATATTAGGGTTCTGTTCCATTGTGTTAGGAGTTTTCCAGAGATTCGAATTCACGAGTTGTTTGCGAAGTTGGAGGTTGGTGTCGATAGTTTTGGGGCATCAGCTCCATTTCATAGCTCGACTGCTGCGGGAGGTGCGTCTAGTTCGATGCCTGCGGTCAGACCGTATCTTCCGCCAGTGGGTTCCCCTACGTTCGCGCCTGATTTAGAGCGAACGGTGGTTGTTGGTTCTGTACAGTTGGAGAATGAAGGAATCTTTGAGCAGCCTGATGTCGTGGGCACCGGTGGTTGCCAGTTACCTTATATGGAAGGCTTTGGTGAACCTGATAGAGTAGAGAATGCAATGTGTGACGATGACTCTGACCAGGAGCCTGTCGATATCATCAGGGACAGCGACGACGACACAGGTGCCAATCTACATGCGCAGCATGGTCCTTCAAGTTCTGCTTCTCAACAGTACCCTCCACACTTCTCCACACTAAACTTGGAGGTTCTTGGTCAACAGGAGGACGGTGGTAACACGGTCGGGGGCTCTTCTACAGAATTTCAGATTGGGCAATCTTTCCAGAATAAAGATGAGGCTTTGTTGAGTGTGAAGGACTATAGCATCCGGCGAGGTGTTGAGTACAGAGTCATCGAATCAGATCATCTGAAGTATCATGAAAAATGCAAGCAATTCGGCAAGGGTTGTACTTGGTTGATTCGCGTTGTGCTGCGTGCACAAAAGGGCACTTGGGAGGTTAGGAGGTACAACGGGCCACACACATACTTGGCAACCTCTATTTCCAGTGATCACCGTCAGCTGGATTACCACGTTATCTGTGCGAGGATTCTTCCGTTGGTTAGGGCAGATGCTGCAGTTACGGTAAAGGTACTACAACAAGCTACAGAAGTCGATTATGGTTTCAGGCCTAGTTATAGGAAGGTTTCGATGGCGAAGCAGAAGGCAGTGGCACAAATATATGGAGATTGGGAAGAGTCGTACGCGGAGTTGCCACGTTGGATGCTAGAAGTACAGTCAACAATGGCCGGAACAATAACCGTGTTGAAGACCTCTCCTGTTCGTCTTCGTGGTGAGGTTGATGAGTCGACGGTGTACTTTCACCGATTATTCTGGACATTCCCACCCTGTATCGAGGCATTCCGTCATTGCAAGCCCCTCGTCAGTATTGACGGTACCCACTTGTATGGCAAGTATAGAGGGACACTGCTGTTGGCGATAGCGCAGGATGGGAACTCCAACATCCTCCCCATTGCATTAGCCCTTGTGGAAGGAGAAAATGCAGAGTCGTG GCATAACGGGATCAAGGCAGCGCTTGAGGCACCTGAGACTGGGTGGCTGCCTCCACGTGCTTTCCGAGCGTACTGTATTCGGCATGTGGCAGCAAATTTTGCCCTAACTTTCAAAGGTAAAGATTCAAGGAGGATGTTAGTGAATGCTGCCTACGCAAAGACTGAAGTAGAGTTTTATTACTGGTTTGACATCATGCGGACTGAGAATCCAGCAATGTGTGAATGGGCCAATCGGATGGAGTACGACAAATGGACCTAA